One Gordonia pseudamarae genomic window, GTTTCGGCCGGGTAGTCGGTGACTCCGAGTTCACCGAGCCGGCGATGGTAGGTGGCCACCAGGTCGCGTTCGGCGTGCGCCCGGGTTTCCGGCGGCAGCCCGCCGGTCACGACGTCGGAAGGTCGCGCACGAGGTTGCCGATGGCTGTGTTCCGCCGGTCCACGACCCTGAGCGAGCTCGCGCCGGGTGCGAAAAGCACGTTGTTGAGTCGGCAGTCTCCGTGCAGGATGCTGAACCGTTCGGATGCGACCAACAGCCCTGTCGGGCCACCGAGTTCGTCGATACGGTGAGATTCGGCCGAAAGATCAGGAGGCGCAAGGTGAGTGACCACGAAGTGAAGATGATCGTCCTGTCCACCGACAATCTCGATGAGTCGATCGCGTTTTACACCGACACCCTCGGGTTCCCGCTGAAATTCCGCGACGGCGCACATTTCGCCGCCCTCGACGGTGGCTCTGTCACCATCGCACTGGCCACCGCGGTGGATCACCCGATTCACGGGCAAGTGGTGGTGGGTGTCAAGACCACCGACGTCGACGCCTCGGCGAAGGCCGTCGAGGCGGCGGGCGGTGGAATCGTCCAACCGGCCTACGATGACGCACATGAGCGTCGGGCCGTCGTCTACGACAACAAGGGCAACGGCCTGGTGCTCTACAGCCCCCTCAACAGGTGAGCGATGCTTGGGCCGGGGCGGTCCGGTCGCCGCCGTCGAGGGCGCGCACGGTCAGGCCCCACTCGGTGAGAAGCTCCCCGCTCACCACGATGCGGCCGGTATGCCTCGGAGGTGTGCTGCTACTTCCCCGGTTTGTCCCCGACCCGGGCGGACCTGGAAGCGTTGGTCGAGTCGGTATACCGGATCGACGCGCCGGGATCGGATGTCTCGTCGCCGCAACGGTAAACATCACCGTGTGGGTGACGTGATGCTGTTCACAGATGTATGTTGGCGTGATGCAGAGCGCTGAGCAGCACACCGGCAGTACTCTCGTCGCCCACCCCGATCAGGTCACCGCCGACTGGCTCGGTGGTGTGCTCGGCACCCGTGTCGAGGGCTTTGTCATCGACACCGTCGGCACAGGTCAGGTCAGCGATTGCTACCGCATCACCCTGCGCTACGGGCCGGGGGCGTCGGGACCGGCGTCGGTGATCATGAAGGTACCCGCGGCCGACGCCAACAGCAGACAGACGGGATCGGGTCTGGGGCTGTACGAAGCCGAGTTCCGTTTTTACCGGGATATGTCGCCGCATCTGCACGATGCGCCCCTGGCGCTCTGCCACAGTGCCAAGATGGACACCGGGACCGGGGATTTCCACCTGCTGATGGCGGACGCCGCACCGGCGGTGCCCGGCAACGAACTCGACGGCGCCACCCCCGAACAGGCACGTGCCGCGGTGGCCGGCCTCGGGCGCCTGCATACGCTGCTGGCCCAGAACCCCGACCTGGTCCGGGGCCAGTGGCTCGACCGCATGAGCAACGTCCTGAGCCCCGAACTCGTCGCCCAGCTGTACGCGATGTTTCTCGACAGGTTCGGCGCCCGCCTCACCGCCGACCAGCGTCGGGTCTGCGACGGGCTGGTCGACGGCTTTGCCCACTACATGCAGCTCGCGGCCGCCCAGCCGCAGGGGCTGATTCACGGCGACTTCCGGCTGGACAATCTGCTGTTCGGTGACGGCCGGAGCGCCCCGGCACTGAGCATCGTCGATTGGCAGGGCGCGATGCGGGGCGCGGCTCTCAACGATCTGGCGTACTTCCTGGGCTGCGCCCTGACCGAGCAGGTCCGCGCCGACCATTTCGACGAGCTTCTCGAGGTCTATCTCGCCGCGCGCACCGACGCCGGCGCGCCCGGGGCGGACGATGTGCGCGAGAGCGTCCGGCTGCTGAGTTTCGCCGGTGTGACGATGGCGATCGCGGCGTCGGTGTTGGTGGAGCAGACCGACCGCGGCGACGAGATGTTCATGCTGATGCTGAGCCGTCAGTGCGCGTTCGTGATCGAGAGCGATGCGCTGGCGTTGCTGACCGCGTCCCCGGACGCGCGCCTGCGGCCGGCACCGACCGACGAACGCCCGCACCCGGCGACGGCCGAACCGTGGTGGGGGGAAAGCTGGTACGCCGATTTCGTCGACGAGAAGGCCGGGATCGGCGGCTGGTTCCGGCTCGGGGTCATGCCGAACGAGAACACCACCTGGGTGCACGGCTTCCTGTGCGGCCCCGACATGCCGACCGTCGCCGTCAATCAGACCCTGCCCGCGCCGTTGCCCGATCCGTGGCAGATCACCACGCCCACCATCGAATTCGGACACGAGATAGACGTGCCGCTGCATCGCAACAGGTGGACGTTGCGCGGCACCGCACAGGCCTACGCCACCCCGTCCGACGCGCTGCACGGGACACGCGGACGCGCGGTGCCGATCGACGTGGATCTGGTGTGGCGCACGAGCGGCAGACCGTATCGCTACTCGATCGTTCCGCGCTACGAAATACCGTGCACCGCATCCGGGACCGTCCGGATCGGCGACACCACACACACCATCGCCGACGTCCCCGCCCAGCGCGACCACTCGTGGGCGCCCCGCGACTGGTGGTCGATGGACTGGACGTGGAGTGCGCTGCACCTGGACGACGGCACGCACGTGCACGCCGTGCAGGTCAGGATTCCCGGATTCGAGGCACCACCCATGGGTTACGTGCAGTCCTCCGGCGTCCCCATCGCCGAGGTCACCGCCGTGGTGCCCACCGAAACCTTCGCCGGCGACGGCGAGATCACCGAGACCCGTGTGGCGGTGGAGCCCGGTGGGCTCACCCTGACACTGGCAACCGCCGGACACGCACCCATCGCACTGGTCGACGGCGCCGGCCGCACCACGCACTTTCTGCGCACGTGGGGCCCGATCACCACAAACGACGGCCGCCACGGTGTCGGTTGGGTTGAATGTAATCAGGTGCAACAACAGTAGGGAGCCTGCAACATGTCCATCGTCGTCGTCGCGACCATCACCCCCCGACCGGGCGCCGAGGACGCGGTCCGCAACGCGTTGCTCGCCGCGATCCCCGAGGTGCACGCCGAACCCGGTTGCGAGAAGTATGCGTTGCACGAATCCACCGGCGAGACCACCTCATTCGTGATGCTCGAGCGTTGGGAGTCGGTGGAGGCCCTGGCCGTCCACGGCACCGCACCCGCCCTGGTCGCACTCGGCGCCGCGATCGGCGACCTGCTCGCCGCACCGCTCGATGTGCGGACCTTCACCGCCACCCCGGCGGGTGCGGAGGACAAGGGCGTGATCTAATCGGCCGCCGGCCCGTGCCGAAGGCTCGCCGCACCCGCCCGGAACAGAACATGTCCCGGCGGTGTTGAGTGCGGGTATGGCAACCATTGACCTCAAGACCGCCGACTTCGATTCCACCGTCGCCGACAACGATATCGTTCTCGTCGACTTCTGGGCATCCTGGTGCGGGCCGTGCCGCCAGTTCGGGCCGATCTTCGAACGGGTTTCCGAGAAGCATCCCGGGGTGGTGTTCGCCAAGGTCGACACCGAGGCCGAGCAGCAGCTGGCCTCGGCCGCCGGTATCAAGTCCATCCCGACGCTGATGGTGTTCAAACAGGGATATCTGGTGTTCAACCAGGCCGGTGCGTTGCCGCCGGACGCCCTGGAGGATCTGGTCAATCAGGTCATCGATCTCGACGTCGAGAAGGCACTGGCCGACCAGGGCTGACCAACTCATACTGTAAGGTGTTCGGTTAGCTCCACGGTGGCACCTGCCGGTCGCTGCCGAACATCTCATAGAAGGCGACCTCGATGGCCGATCAGCAGCAAGAACCGACTTTCATCCAGAAGATCCTCATGAAGGTTGCCATCAAGGTCTACCAAATCAAGCAGAAATTCAGTAAGCCCGCGCAGTAGTGCGCCATAGGTGCGCCGGCACCGTTCTTCGACGGCCTGTATCCCTGAGGTGGATACAGGCCGTTTGTGCTGCTCCCCATCGTGTGGCCGCGGCCACGCTTAGGTAGCGTGTACCCGGTGAAACTCAAGCATGGGATCGTTGTCTCCGTAGCGCTCGCGGGATTGCTCGCGGGCTGCGGCTCGTCGGATTCCGATTCCGACGACACCGCCGCCAACACCAGCGCAACCGCCGCCCCCGATTCGGGCAGCCTGTCCTGTCCCACCGACGCCCCGGCCGCCGACACCGCACCGCAGTGGACGCTCGACGGTGAGAGCGGCAAGTTGGAGATGGTCGGCTCCACCGACAGCGCCGGACCGCTGATCAAGGTCACCAAACCGTTCAAGGTCACCGAGACCACGGTCAAGACGTTGACCGAGGGCACCGGCCCCGAGGTGAGCGACACCGCGACGGTGACGGTCTGCTATACGGGCGTCAACGGCCGTGACGGCAACGTCTTCGACAGTGCCTACCAGCGTGGTGAACCGAGCTCGTTCGGTGTCGCCGGTGTCGTCGCCGGCTTCGGCAAGGCGCTGGTCGGCCAGAAGGTCGGTTCGACCGTGGGTGTGGCGATCATCCCGGCCGACGGCTATCCCGACGGCCAGCCGGGCGCCGGGATCGAGAAGGACGACACCATCGTA contains:
- a CDS encoding VOC family protein gives rise to the protein MSDHEVKMIVLSTDNLDESIAFYTDTLGFPLKFRDGAHFAALDGGSVTIALATAVDHPIHGQVVVGVKTTDVDASAKAVEAAGGGIVQPAYDDAHERRAVVYDNKGNGLVLYSPLNR
- a CDS encoding DUF7064 domain-containing protein codes for the protein MQSAEQHTGSTLVAHPDQVTADWLGGVLGTRVEGFVIDTVGTGQVSDCYRITLRYGPGASGPASVIMKVPAADANSRQTGSGLGLYEAEFRFYRDMSPHLHDAPLALCHSAKMDTGTGDFHLLMADAAPAVPGNELDGATPEQARAAVAGLGRLHTLLAQNPDLVRGQWLDRMSNVLSPELVAQLYAMFLDRFGARLTADQRRVCDGLVDGFAHYMQLAAAQPQGLIHGDFRLDNLLFGDGRSAPALSIVDWQGAMRGAALNDLAYFLGCALTEQVRADHFDELLEVYLAARTDAGAPGADDVRESVRLLSFAGVTMAIAASVLVEQTDRGDEMFMLMLSRQCAFVIESDALALLTASPDARLRPAPTDERPHPATAEPWWGESWYADFVDEKAGIGGWFRLGVMPNENTTWVHGFLCGPDMPTVAVNQTLPAPLPDPWQITTPTIEFGHEIDVPLHRNRWTLRGTAQAYATPSDALHGTRGRAVPIDVDLVWRTSGRPYRYSIVPRYEIPCTASGTVRIGDTTHTIADVPAQRDHSWAPRDWWSMDWTWSALHLDDGTHVHAVQVRIPGFEAPPMGYVQSSGVPIAEVTAVVPTETFAGDGEITETRVAVEPGGLTLTLATAGHAPIALVDGAGRTTHFLRTWGPITTNDGRHGVGWVECNQVQQQ
- a CDS encoding putative quinol monooxygenase — encoded protein: MSIVVVATITPRPGAEDAVRNALLAAIPEVHAEPGCEKYALHESTGETTSFVMLERWESVEALAVHGTAPALVALGAAIGDLLAAPLDVRTFTATPAGAEDKGVI
- the trxA gene encoding thioredoxin, whose product is MATIDLKTADFDSTVADNDIVLVDFWASWCGPCRQFGPIFERVSEKHPGVVFAKVDTEAEQQLASAAGIKSIPTLMVFKQGYLVFNQAGALPPDALEDLVNQVIDLDVEKALADQG
- a CDS encoding FKBP-type peptidyl-prolyl cis-trans isomerase; this encodes MKLKHGIVVSVALAGLLAGCGSSDSDSDDTAANTSATAAPDSGSLSCPTDAPAADTAPQWTLDGESGKLEMVGSTDSAGPLIKVTKPFKVTETTVKTLTEGTGPEVSDTATVTVCYTGVNGRDGNVFDSAYQRGEPSSFGVAGVVAGFGKALVGQKVGSTVGVAIIPADGYPDGQPGAGIEKDDTIVFAIKILAAQ